AAGCGGCTTCCGCGCCGGCGGGGGCGGGGGCGGGCGAAGAGACGCAGCGCCGCAACGTCACTGTGCCGATGGACCTGCACGTGATCCCCCCGGCGTCGCCGCGCGTGGCGCTCGACGTGAACATCGAAGAGCTCGAGATCGAATCGCAGTTCGAGGCCTCGCTGCCCGAGGTCGACGTGCCGGTCGAACCCACGGCGGGCCGCAGCCGCGCGTTCCGCGAGGGCGAAAGCATGATCGACTTCGAGATCCTGGACAACATTCCGCCGGTTCAGCGCCGCGACAGCGACCGCAACGGCGGCTCCAGCGACGACCCCGCGCGCTGAGCGCGCGGCCGGTCAGCGCCGGACCTGCAGGGCGCCCGGGTTGACGATGTTCGTCGGCGTGCCTTTGATGAAGTTCACCACGTTGTCGAAGGCCGAGTTGAAGAAGGTCTCGTAGTTCTCCTGCTCCACGTAGCCGATGTGCGGCGTGCAGATGCAGTTCTCGAGCCGCAGCAGCGCATGGCCCTGCAGGATGGGTTCGGACTCGAAGACATCGACCGCCGCCATGCCCGGTCGGCCCCGGTTGAGCGCAGCCAGCAGGGCCTCGGGCTCGATGATCTCGGCGCGCGAGGTGTTCACGATCAGCGCCGTGGGCTTCATGCGCTGCAGGTCGTCGAGCTTCACACAGCCCATGCTGCGCTCGCTCAGCCGCAGGTGCAGGCTCAGCACGTCGCAACTTTCGAAGAAACCTTCCTTGCTCGTGGCCACGTCGTGGCCGTCGGCCAGGGCGCGGGCGCGCGATTCTTCCGAGCCCCACACCACCACGCGCATGCCGAAGGCGCGGCCGTAGCCGGCCACGATGGAGCCGATGCGGCCGTAGCTCCAGATGCCCAGCGTCTTGCCGCGCAACACCATGCCGACCCCGAAGTTGGCGGGCATGGCCGACGACTTGAGGCCTGACTGCTGCCAGGCCCCGTGCTTGAGGTTGGACACGTACTGCGGAATGCGCCGCATGGCGGCCATCACCAGGGCCCAGGTGAGTTCGGCCGTGGCCACAGGCGAGCTCACACCCTCGGCCACGGCGATGCCGCGCTCGGTGCAGGCCGCCACGTCGATGTGGCTGCCCACGCGACCGGTCTGGGCGATGAGCTTGAGCCGCGGCAACTTGTCGACCAGTTGCCGCGTGATGTGGGTGCGTTCGCGGATCAGCACGACGATGTCGGCGTCGCGCAGGCGGACCGACAACTGGCCCACCCCCTTCACGGTGTTGGTGAAGACCTTGGCGGGATAGGCCTCGAGTTTCTCAGCGCATTGCAGCTTGCGGACGGCGTCCTGGTAGTCGTCGAGGATCACGATGTTCATGGGCGCTTATTGTGCCCGCGCGCTTCATGACCCTTCGGCCGCCCCAGGGCGCCAAGGTGCTTCCGGATGTAGCCCGCGCGCTCAGCGCGCCAATCGGCGTCGGCCCTGGGCTTCGCGGTCGGCCAGGCGATCGAGTTCGCGGCACACCTCGTCGATGCGGCCCGCGAGGGCCACGCGGCCGTCGTGACGGCCACGCGCCAGCGACTCGTTGGCCGCGGGCCGGCCGAGCCAGCCCGCGCGCGCGAAGCGGCGCACCGCGGGCGTGGGCGTGGCGGCCTGCGCCAGGCTCAGCGCCGCGCTGCGGCCCGTGAGCGAAGGCTCGGGCAGCCAGCATTCGATGAGCTGCAGGGGTTTGCGCCAGCTGCTGGATTGGAAGAACAGTCCCATGTGAAACGCCTTTCGGGGTTGAACACAGGCAGGATTGATCGTGGAAGCCGCCGTCGCGGGGTTGTGCCGCTCACCGGGGTGAGGGCCCAACGCCCGCCACCCGCAACGGTGGCGTGGACCCGGTCGGGTCAGTTCTGGAAGCTGTTGCGGATCAGGCCCACGGCCAAGCCTTCGATCTCGAAGGGTTCGCCGGGCTCGACCACGATGGTGGGGTAGTCGGGGTTCTCGGCGTGCAATTCGATGTGGTCGCGCAAGCGCATGTAGCGCTTCACGGTCACGTCGTCGCCGAGCCGGGCCACGACGATCTGGCCGTTGCGCGCCTCGCGCGTGGCCGCGACCGCAAGCAGGTCGCCGTCGAGGATGCCGACGTCGCGCATGGACATGCCGCGCACGCGCAGCAGGTAGTCGGGCGTGCGCTGGAACAGGCCGGGTTCGACCGCGTAGGTCTGGTCGACATGTTCCTGGGCAAGGATGGGCGAGCCCGCGGCCACACGGCCGATCAGGGGCAGCACGAGCTGGGCGAGGCCGGGCAGGGGCAGGGCCATCTGGCGCTCGCGCGACTCATTGATACTCTGCAGGTCGGCACGGCGCAGCCGGATGCCGCGCGAGGTGCCGCTCACGAGCTCGATCACGCCTTTGCGCGCGAGCGCCTGCAGGTGCTCTTCGGCCGCATTGGCCGACTTGAAGCCCAGCTCGGCCGCGATCTCGGCACGCGTGGGTGGCGCGCCGGTGCGGGCGATGGTGCTCTGGATCAGCGACAGGATCTGTTGCTGGCGGGCGGTGAGCTTGGGGCTGGCAGCGGTGTCTTGCATGGGGCCTCGCGGTCGGTGTTCGGATACTGTTCGGGTATCCAGTGCCTGTATTTTTAACCAGTTATCGAGGATGACGCAAGTGGCACGTGAAGATTCCACCGCCCGGTTCGTGGTGCTGGGCATGGGCGGCACCATCGCCGGCCGGGCCCGGCAGGCCGGCGACAACGTCGGCTACGAGGCGGGCCAGGTGCGCGTGGAGGACCTGGCAGCGGGGCTGCCGGCGCTGGCCGGGCTGGACATCCGCTTCGAGCAGGTGGCCCAAATCGACAGCAAGGACATGCGCCTGGCCGAGCTGCAGGCGCTGGTGCGGCGCGTGCAGGCGTTGCTGCACGATCCGCAGGTGCAGGCCGTGGTGGTCACGCACGGCACCGACACGCTCGAGGAAACCGCCTACCTGCTGCAGACCCTGCTGGTGCCGTCCAAGCCCGTGGTGCTCACCTGTGCCATGCGCCCCGCCACCGCGGTGTCGCCCGACGGTCCGCAGAACCTCAGCGATGCGCTCGCGGTGGCCGCGCACCCGGGCGCGCGCGGCGTGACCGTGGTGTGCGCGGGCCGGGTGCACGGCGCGTTCGAAGTGGCCAAGCAGCACCCTTACCGCACCGATCCTTTCGACTCGGGCGACGCGGGCGCGATCGCCCAGGTGGAAGAGGGCCGCGTGCGGCGCTTCCGCGACTGGCCCGCCGAAGGCCGCCACGGGCCGCGCTGCGCGGCCTTCCTCGCGGCCGCGGCGCTGCCGCGTGTGGCCTGGATCGACAGCCATGCCGACGCTGGCGCCTGGCAGGTCGAGGCGCTGTGTGCGGCCGGGGTGCAGGGGCTGGTGGTGGCCGGCACCGGCAATGGTTCGGTGCACCAGCACCTGCTGCAGGCCTTGCGGGCCGCGCGCGACGCCGGTGTGCGCGTGGTGCTGGCCACGCGCAGCGGCGCGCCCCTGGTGGGCCATCCCGCGCAGGCCTTCGAGGCGCTTGACGGGCTGTCGCCCGTGAAGGCGCGTTGGGCGCTGGCGCTCGACCTGCTGCCGGGCTGAGCCATGTTCGCCGCGCTGGCCTCGCACCCCTGGGCCTATCCCATGCTCGAGGTGGCCCACATCGTGGGCATCGCTTTGCTGCTGGGCAATCTGGTGCTGATCGAGGCGCGGGTCTGGGGCTTCGGTCCGGCCCTGCCGGCCGAACCGCTGGCCCGCCTGGGTCTGTCGATCGCGGTGGCGGGCTTCTCGCTGTGCGCGGTGAGCGGCCTGGTGATGTTCGCCACCATGCCGCAGGAACTGTTGGCCAACCGCGTGTTCACAGCCAAGATGGCGCTGATCGCGGTGGCCGCCTGCAACGCGGGCCTGTTCCATGCGCGCGGCTCGCTGCAGCGCCTCGACGGTCCGGCGCGCGCGCTGATGGCGGTGTCCACGCTGTTGTGGCTGCTGGTCATCACCTGCGGCCGCTGGATCGGCTACGTGTGAACCGCTCGACGAAGGAGACCCTCATGCACCGCAGAAACCTGCTGCAGGCCGGTGGCGCGCTCGCCCTGGGCAGCGTGGCCGGCCTGGCCCGCGCCCACCACGGCTGGAGCAGCTTCGATCAGGACCGCCCGATCTACCTCGAAGGCCGCGTCGTGCAGGCGGCCTGGCGCAACCCGCATGCCGAGTTGGTGCTCGAAGTGCCCGAGGGCCTGGCCGTGCCGGCTGCGCTCGCGCAGCGGCCGTTGCCCGCGCAGACCGCAGGCGTGGACGGCGCGGGTCTGCTGCGCCGCGCGGTGGTGCCCACGCGCAAGGACAGGCGCTGGCAGATCGAGCTCGCGCCCATCTTCCGCATGAACCAGTGGCAGGTGAGCGAGGTGAAGGTGGGCGACAGCATCGCGATGGTGGGCTTCACCTTCCAGGGCGAACGCGGTGAGCCGGTGCTGCGCGTCGAGTACCTGTTCGTGGGCGACAAGACCTACGGACTGCGTTCGAGCCCGGCCTGAGCCGGGCGCGCATGAAAAAGCCCCGCCGGGGCGGGGCTTGCGCTGGCGCGGGGCGGGTTCAGGCCGACAGGGCCTGCAGCGCGCGCGCGGTGATGTCTTCCACGCTGCCCACGCCACTGATGGCACGGTACTTGGGCGCGGCGGCGGCGTCGTTCTGCGCCCATTGGCGGTAGTAGTCCACCAGCGGGCGGGTCTGTGCGCTGTACACCTCGAGGCGCTTCTTGACGGTCTCTTCCTTGTCGTCGTCGCGCTGGATCAGGGGCTCGCCGGTCACGTCGTCCTTGCCTTCGGCCTTGGGCGGGTTGAACTTGACGTGGTAGGTGCGGCCCGAAGCCGGGTGCGAGCGGCGGCCGCTCATGCGCTCGATGATGGCGTCGAAGGGCACATCGATCTCGAGCACGTAGTCGAGCTTGACGCCCGCGGCCTTCATGGCGTCGGCCTGCGGGATGGTGCGCGGGAAGCCGTCGAAGAGGAAGCCGTTCGCGCAGTCGGGCTGGGCGATGCGTTCCTTCACGAGGTTGATGATCAGGTCGTCGCTCACGAGCGCGCCCGCGTCCATCACGGCCTTGGCCTGCAGGCCCAGCGGCGTGCCGGCCTTGACGGCCGCGCGCAGCATGTCGCCCGTGGAGATCTGGGGGATGCCGAACTTCTGGCAGATGAACGCCGCCTGCGTTCCTTTGCCAGCCCCCGGTGGGCCCAACAGAATCAGTCTCATCGGTTTCCTTTTCAGAGTTTGAATCGCGTCGTCGCTTGCCTCGGGCGACGCCCCTGGGCATGGGCGCCGGGGGTAACCGGGCGAGGATAGCATGCGCCCCCTGACACAGCCTTACGCCGCGCCGGGGCTGCAGGCCTCAGCGCGCGGCGAAGAGGGCGCGCACGCGCTCGAGGTCTTGCGGCGTGTCCACGCCCGGGCCCGGCGCGTGCGCGCTCAGGTGCACGGCGATGCGCTCGCCGTGCCACATGGCCCGCAGCTGCTCGAGCGACTCGAGCCGCTCGGTGGGCGCCACGGGCAGGCCGGGAAAGCGGCGCAGGAAGGCTGCGCGGTAGGCATAGATGCCGACGTGCCGCAACGGTGCGGGCGAGGGCAGGCCATCACCCTGGGCCATGCCATCGCGCCACCAGGGGATGGGGGCACGGCTGAAGTAGTGCGCAATGCCGTCGCGATCGAGCACCACCTTGACCACATTGGGGTTGAGCCAGTCGTCGCGGCGCTCGATCGCATGGGCCGCGGTGCTCATGGCGCAGCCGGGGTGCGCGCGCAGCTTCTCGGCCACCGCGCCGATCAGCGCGGGCTCGATCAGGGGTTCGTCGCCCTGCACGTTCACCACCAGGTCGTCGCCATCGAGGCCGAGCAAGGCGCAGGCCTCGGCGAGCCGGTCGCTGCCGCTGGGGTGGTCGGCGCGGGTGGCCACGGCCTCGACGCCGTGCGCCTCGCAGGCGCGCAGGATGCGCGCGTCGTCGGCCGCCACCACGCAGCGCAGGGCGCCACTGAGGGCCGCGCGTTGTGCCACGCGCACGACCATGGGCAGGCCGGCGATGTCGGCCAGGGGTTTGTCCGGCAGCCGGCTCGAGGCCATGCGCGCCGGGATCAGCACGGTGAAGCCGCTCACGTCAGTCGGGCGCGCGCGGCGCTGGCGGGCGCGCGGCTTCTTCTTCGGTCAGCGGGCGCGCTTCGTGTTCGAGCAGGATGGGAATGCCGTCGCGGATGGGGTAGGCCAGGCGCGCGCTGCGCGAGTGCAGCTCCTGCCGTTCGCGTTGGTAGATCAGCGGGCCCTTGGTGACGGGGCACACCAGCAGTTCGAGCAGTTTGGCTTCCATGGCGCGAATGATAGGCGGGGCTCAGCGGCGCAGGGTGGCGAGGTGGGCGTCCACGGCGGCGAAAAAGCCGGGGTCGATGTCGAGCCGCAGCGGCACGGCCCAGGCCGGCTGCGAGGCCGGCAGGCCGGCGAGCTTGACGAGGTCTTTCTCGGTGCACAGCACCGGGCCCTGCCAGCCGGCGAGGGCCCGCCGCAAGGCGCTGGCGTCGGCGTGGTCGGGCAGGGGCAGCAGGCGCTGCGGCCGCACGCCGGCCGCGGCCAGCATGCCGAAGAAGGCCTCGGGTCGAGCAATGGCGGCGAGCGCCGCGCAGGGCGTGTCCGAGAAGGTGTGCAGCGCGCGCGTTCGGCCCTGCAGGTCCACCACCTGCGCGGCGAGCCCGCGGCGCACGCCGAAACGCGCCATGCCCGCGGGAACGGGCAGCACAAGGTCGGGCGGGCACAGCAGCAGTTGCGGGGCCTGCGTGCTGCCGGCGCGCGGCGGCCAGGGTTCGCGCAGCAGGCCCGCGGGCAACAGCCAGCCGTTGCCCAGGCCGCGCGCGTCGAACACGGCGATGCGCAGGTCGCTGCGCAAGGGCCAGTGCTGCAGACCGTCGTCGCAGACGATGAGGTTCACCTCGGGGTGAGCCGCCAGCAGCGCCTGCGCGGCGTCGACGCGGCGTCGGCCCACCCACACCGGCACGCCGGTGCGGCGGCGGATCAGCAGCGGCTCGTCGCCGCTGCGTGCGGGATCGGTGTCGTCGCGCACCTCGGTCACCGCGTCCTCGCGGCGGCCATGGCCGCGCGAGACCACGCCCACGCGCCAGCCGCGGGCCCGCAGGTGCTCGATCAGCGCGAGCGTGGTCGGGGTCTTGCCGGCGCCCCCGGCCACAAGGTTGCCCACCACCAGCACGGGCACGGGCAGCGCCCGGGGCCGCAGCCAGCCGAGCCCGTAGGCGGCGCGGCGCAGGCCCAGCAGGGCGCGGTAGACCAGTGAGAGCGGCCACAGCAGGCAGGCCAGCGGGCCGCGCCGCTGCGCCATGCCCTGCCAGCCCGACTCGCGCGCGGCCTGCGGCATGCGGCTCAGCGCGTGCGCGCGCCGGCGCTGCCCTGTTGCGTGGCGAAGGTGATCTGCACCAGACCCGCGCGGCGCGCGGCGTCCATCACGTTGATGACGGCCTGGTGCGCGGCGGCCGCGTCGGCGCTGATGACCACCACGGTTTCGCGGCCGCCCTCGGCGCTTTCCTGCAGCGCGGCGGTGAGCTGTTCCACGCTGGAGCCCTCGAGCACGCGGCGGTTGATCGCATAGCGCCCGTCGGCCCCCACGGCCACCACCACCTCGCGCGGGTTCTGCTTGGGGGCTTCGGCATCGGCCACCGGCAGGTTGACCTTGAGTTCGGTGAACTTGCTGTAGGTGGTGGTGAGCACCAGGAAGATGACCACCACCAGCAGGATGTCGATGAACGCGATCAGGTTGATCTCGGGTTCATCGCGCGTGCCGCGGGTGTGGAAGTTCATGGCTTGCGCACGGTCATGAGGTGGCGCGCGAAGCGTTCGGCCGCCACTTCCATGGTCAGCAGGTACTCGTCCACGCGGGCGCGGAAGTAGCGCCAGAAGATGAGGGCAGGGATCGCCACCATGAGGCCGAAGGCCGTGTTGTAGAGCGCGATCGAGATGCCGTGCGCGAGCTGGGCCGGGTTGCCGCCGCCGGCCACCACGCCCATGCCGTCACCGGCCTGCGAGCCGAAGATCTCGATCATGCCGATGACCGTGCCCAGCAGCCCCAGCAGCGGCGCGGCCGACGCGATGGTGGCCAGCGCGCCCAGGTACTTCTGCATGCGCGCCGCGGCATGGCGGCCCGCGCCTTCGAGGTTGGCCTTGAGGTCCTCGGCGGTGGCACGCGGGTTGGCGTTGAAGGTGCGAAATCCCGTGGCCAGCACCGCGCCCAGCAGCGAGTTCTGTTCGAGCTGCGCCACCACGTCGGGGCCGGGGATGCCGTTGCGCGACACCATGATGGCTTCGTCGAGCAGTTTGGGCGGTGCGATCTTGCTGGTCTTGAGGCTGATGAAGCGCTCGATGACGAGGGCCAGGCCCAGCACGGAACAGATGATCAGGGGCCAGATCGGCCAACCAGCGGCTTGTATGATGGACAGCAACTCTGGGCTCCGGATGACGTTGGTGCCGACGGCACCGCACAACGCGGCGGATTATGGCCCAGCCCCCCCGCACTGCCCGCAGCTTCTCATTCACAACTTCTGTGGATAACTTTGTGAAGAACCCGGCGAACAAGCCCGCACGGTGCAGCGCCGCTGCGGTCTTGGCTGGAATGCCCGTTTTTTCGGCAGCACATTCCGCTTTGGAATCAAGGCCCTGGGCGTCATGCGGCGGCCTGTCGGGCATTCACGACAACAACCCCAGCAACGGCGCGGCCTGTGGACACGTTTGACCCTGAAAACCCCGGCGGCGCTGCATCCGCGGCCGCGCAGGGGCCATCCACCGAGCGTGTGTGGGCGGTTGGCCCGCTGGTGCGAGCCGTGGCCGACACCTTGTCGGCGCGCTTCAATCCCGTCGCGGTGCAGGGCGAGCTTTCGGGCTTCTCGCGCGCGGCCAGCGGGCATTGCTACTTCTCGCTCAAGGACGACGCCGGCCAGCTGCGTTGCGCCATGTTCCGCCGCGTCGCCGACGGCATCGGCTTCGCGCCGCGCGACGGCCTGCGCGTGCAGGTGCGAGGCCGGCTCGACGTGTACGGCCCGCGCGGCGACCTGCAACTGATCGTCGAGGGCATGAAGCCCGCGGGGCAGGGCAGCCTGTACGAACAGTTCCTGCGCCTGAAGGCGCAGCTGCAGGCCGAGGGCCTGTTCGAGCCCGGACGCAAGCGCCCCGTGCCGGCGCATCCGCGCCACGTCGGCGTGGTCACCTCGCTCGGGGCCGCGGCCCTGCGCGATGTGGCCACCGCCTTGCGCCGGCGCGTGCCGCACGTGGCGGTCACGGTGTTCCCGGCCTCGGTGCAGGGCGCGCAGGCGCCGGCCGAGATCGTGGCCGCGCTGGCCTCGGCCAACGCCCACCGCGGCGAGCGCGGCCCCTGCGACGTGCTGCTGCTGGTGCGTGGTGGCGGCTCGCTCGAAGACCTGTGGTCGTTCAACGACGAGGCGGTGGTGCGCGCCGTCGCGGGCTCGGCCCTGCCCGTGATCGCCGGCGTGGGCCACGAGACCGATTTCACCCTGGTCGACTTCGCGGCCGACCTGCGTGCGCCCACGCCCACGGCCGCGGCCGAGCTCTGCGCCGCACCGCGCGAGCAGCGGCTTGGCGAACTCGAATACCTGCAAGAGCGCCTGCAGGGCGCGGCGCAGGATGCGATCGACACCCAGGCCCAGCGCCTCGACCGCCTTGCGCAGCGCCTGGGCCGGCCCGCGGCGCGGCTGTCGCAGGCGCGCGAGCACCTGCAGGTGCTGCAGGCGCGGCTGCAGGGCGGCACGCGCCTGTGGCTGCAGCGTCAGACCTCGCGGCAGCAGCAGCTCGCGCTGGGCCTGCCCCAGGGCGTGGCGCGCGGCCTCGAGCGCCAGCGCGAACGCCTCGCGCGGCAGCAGGCCGCGCTCGGCCTGCTCGACCCGCGCCTCGTGCTGCAGCGCGGCTACGCGTACCTCACCGACGACGCCGGCCACGCCATCACCGGGGTGGCACAGGCCTTGCCGGGCGCCGCGCTGCAGGCCACGCTGGCCGACGGCGTGCTGCCCCTGCGGGTGCGCGGGCCTGCCGACGCATAACCCCGTTGGCGTGGCCGTCGCCCACGCTGCCTACAATCGCCGATCCACCCACAACCACACAGAAGAGGACGCGCATGGAACACACCCTGCCGGCACTGCCCTACGGTCTGGACGACCTGGCCCCGCACTACAGCCGCGAAACCCTGGAATACCACCACGGCAAGCACCACAACGCGTACGTGGTGAACCTCAACAACCTGCAAAAGGGCACCGAGTTCGAAGCCATGGCGCTCGAGGACATCGTGAAGAAGTCTTCCGGTGGCATCTACAACAACGCCGCGCAGATCTGGAACCACACCTTCTTCTGGAACTGCATGAAGCCCAACGGCGGCGGCGAGCCCACCGGCGCGCTGGCCGCGGCCATCACCGCCAAGTGGGGCAGCTACGCCGCCTTCAAAGAGGCCTTCACCAAGAGCGCCGTGGGCAACTTCGGCTCTGGCTGGACCTGGCTGGTGAAGAAGGCCGACGGCTCGGTGGACATCGTGAACACCGGCGCCGCCGGCACCCCGCTGACCACCGCCGACAAGGCCCTGCTCACCGTGGACGTGTGGGAGCACGCCTACTACATCGACTACCGCAACGCCCGTCCCAAGTTCGTCGAGACCTTCCTCGACAAGCTCGTGAACTGGTCGTTCGCCGAGAAGAACTTCGCCTGATTTTCCGCAGGCCGAACGCCGGGGCTCGAAGGGCAACCTTCGGGCCCTTTTTCTTGTCCGGCGTCCGTTGGCATGCAAATTTCTTTGCGCGTTTTTTGCATTGTGGGAGTTTGGTCCCGAAAACGCGGACCCGGCCCTGGCGCCGAAAGCACAATGTCGGGCGTCGGATTGCCGCACCCAACAATTTCTGGAGATAAGCCATGAGCAGCCAGCAACCCACCATCATCTACACCCTGACGGACGAGGCCCCCCTGCTGGCCACGAGCGCGTTCCTGCCCATCATCCGCACCTTCGCGGCGCCCGCGGGCATCAACATCGAGACCAGCGACATCTCGGTGGCCGGCCGCATCCTGGGCCAGTTCCCCGAACTGCTCACCGAAGCGCAGCGTGTGCCCGACAACCTGAGTGCGCTGGGCAAGCTCACGCTCAAGCCCGAGGCCAACATCATCAAGCTGCCCAACATCAGCGCCTCGGTGGCCCAGCTCAAGGCCGCGATCAAGGAACTGCAGGACAAGGGCTACAAGATTCCCGACTACCCCGAGAACCCGCAGACCGACGAAGAAAAAGACATCCGCGCGCGCTACAACAAGTGCATCGGCAGCGCCGTGAATCCGGTGCTGCGCGAAGGGAACTCGGACCGCCGCGCGCCCAAGGCCGTGAAGGAGTACGCCCGCAAGAACCCGCACAGCATGGGTGAGTGGAGCCAGGCCTCGCGCACCCACGTCTCGCACATGCACCACGGCGACTTCTACCACGGCGAGAAGTCGATGACGCTGGACCGCGCGCGCAACGTCAAGATGGAGCTCATCACCAAGAGCGGCAAGACCATCGTGCTCAAGCCCAAGGTCGCGCTGCTCGACCGCGAGGTGATCGACTCGATGTTCATGAGCAAGAAGGCCCTGCTGGCCTTCTACGAGCAGCAGATCGAGGACGCGCACAAGACCGGCGTGATGTTCTCGCTGCACGTGAAGGCGACCATGATGAAGGTGTCGCACCCCATCGTGTTCGGCCACTGCGTGAAGATCTTCTACAAGGAAGCCTTCGAGAAGCACGGCAAGCTGTTCGACGAGCTCGGCGTGAACGTCAACAACGGCATGGTCGATCTCTACAACAAGATCGCCAGCTTGCCGCAGAGCAAGCAGGACGAGATCAAGCGCGACCTGCACGCCTGCCAGGAGCACCGCCCCGAACTCGCCATGGTCGACTCGGCCAAGGGCATCACCAACTTCCACTCGCCCAACGACGTGATCGTGGACGCGTCCATGCCCGCGATGATCCGCGCCGGCGGCAAGATGTACGGCGCCGACGGCCGCCTGAAGGAAGTCAAGGCCGTGATGCCCGAGAGCACCTTCGCCCGCATCTACCAGGAGATGATCAACTTCTGCAAGTGGCACGGCGCCTTCGACCCGC
This is a stretch of genomic DNA from Hydrogenophaga crocea. It encodes these proteins:
- a CDS encoding NADP-dependent isocitrate dehydrogenase; this translates as MSSQQPTIIYTLTDEAPLLATSAFLPIIRTFAAPAGINIETSDISVAGRILGQFPELLTEAQRVPDNLSALGKLTLKPEANIIKLPNISASVAQLKAAIKELQDKGYKIPDYPENPQTDEEKDIRARYNKCIGSAVNPVLREGNSDRRAPKAVKEYARKNPHSMGEWSQASRTHVSHMHHGDFYHGEKSMTLDRARNVKMELITKSGKTIVLKPKVALLDREVIDSMFMSKKALLAFYEQQIEDAHKTGVMFSLHVKATMMKVSHPIVFGHCVKIFYKEAFEKHGKLFDELGVNVNNGMVDLYNKIASLPQSKQDEIKRDLHACQEHRPELAMVDSAKGITNFHSPNDVIVDASMPAMIRAGGKMYGADGRLKEVKAVMPESTFARIYQEMINFCKWHGAFDPRTMGTVPNVGLMAQQAEEYGSHDKTFEIPEDGVANITDLDTGEVLMSQDVEQGDIWRMCQVKDAAIRDWVKLAVTRARNSGMPVVFWLDQYRPHEAQLITKVKMYLHEHNTSGLDIQIMSQVRAMRYTLERVIRGLDTISATGNILRDYLTDLFPIMELGTSAKMLSVVPLMAGGGMYETGAGGSAPKHVQQLVEENHLRWDSLGEFLALAVSFEDLGLKNNNPRAKLLAKTLDAATGKLLDNNKNPSPKTGQLDNRGSQFYLAMYWAQELAAQTEDAELAAKFAPLAKALADNEATIVKELAEVQGKPVDIGGYYKPDFQKLETVMRPSATFNQALSLVKP